A single genomic interval of Pyrus communis chromosome 5, drPyrComm1.1, whole genome shotgun sequence harbors:
- the LOC137735614 gene encoding zinc finger protein ZAT12-like, with protein sequence MNMKRSIADVRELDHGLTVANCLMLLSRGINNNDNQYDSFSVSPSRVFECKTCNRQFPSFQALGGHRASHKKPRLTGPSGDGNSNSSDQSLSQGSSPKPKTHECNICGLEFAIGQALGGHMRRHRAALSSSNTTSNIHDRYSSSMSLNPQPAQVFQVLKKTNSGRRAMCLDLNLTPLENDLEILQLGKAAPLVGFF encoded by the coding sequence ATGAACATGAAGAGAAGCATCGCAGATGTGAGAGAGCTTGATCACGGCCTAACCGTGGCCAACTGTTTGATGCTACTGTCCCGTGGCATCAACAACAACGATAATCAATATGACTCCTTCTCCGTCTCCCCTAGCCGGGTTTTCGAGTGCAAGACCTGTAACCGCCAGTTCCCTTCGTTCCAAGCGCTCGGAGGTCATCGAGCCAGCCACAAGAAGCCCAGGTTAACCGGACCATCAGGAGATGGAAACAGCAATAGTTCTGACCAGAGCCTGTCACAGGGGTCATCACCAAAGCCCAAGACACACGAGTGCAACATATGTGGCCTAGAGTTTGCTATAGGGCAGGCGTTGGGTGGTCACATGAGGAGGCACAGGGCAGCCTTGAGCAGTAGTAATACTACTAGCAATATTCATGATCGATATTCGAGTTCGATGAGTCTGAATCCTCAGCCTGCGCAAGTATTTCAAGTTTTGAAGAAGACGAATAGCGGTAGGAGAGCTATGTGTTTGGATCTGAACTTGACGCCATTAGAGAATGACTTGGAGATTCTTCAGCTAGGGAAAGCAGCTCCACTTGTTGGGTttttctaa
- the LOC137735657 gene encoding pentatricopeptide repeat-containing protein At2g39620, translating to MINLSLLGLNQIWVSQYSVGSRPKRLPLETSSQPEEQAEAVPPTSTSFLTMIVKHGVRTRPYHALAPAASEIPSLPSTTNKNYRQQHSLLPQCKSLKSLRQIHAHLIVSGFQQDHSTLTHLINSYSLFKKCGSALSVFCSAQNPSVILWNSMIRAYTRAKQYREARKMYNSMVEQGVEPDKYTFNFVLKACTSALDFEDGVLVHREVARKRLDSDVFIGTSLIDMYCKMGDLESAGEVFNRLPKRDVVACNALIAGLSQSEDPCEALGFFRKMQTWGLRPNLVSLVNLVPAVSRLADIDTCRCIHGYLLRRDFSSVVSNGLIDMYSKCGDVDAAHRVFDMMQDRDDVSWGTMMAGYASNGCFVEVLELFDWIKGENTTMNKVSIISALLAATEMRDLEKGKVIHFCASQQELDADVSVATSIMTMYAKCGEIEKAKQIFEGLGKRDSVSWAALLSACVQSGYPEAALSLFRDEQNEILKPGGITLISVLLACAELSYLKLGMSIHCYALKANIASDISFGTALVSMYAKCGIFTSALTLFNRMPCKDVVTWNALINAYTQIGDACHAIDMFRELWLSGIMPDAGTLVGIISACSILSDLDQGTCIHGQIIKNGCEHDVAVKNALISMYCKCSNISSAELLFNRTIFMKDVVSWNAMMSGYVQAGYAREALSAFHQMKLENVRPNLVTFVCILPAVAYLAAPREGMAFHSCIIQMGFLSNTLVGNSLIDMYAKCGQLNYSEKCFNEMEHKDKVSWNAMLAAYAVHGQGVDAVALFSLMQESSVQVDSVSFISVLSACRHAGLVQEGRSIFQVMHEKHRLEPELEHYACLVDLLGRAGLFDEVLNLINKMPMEPDAGVWGALLGACRVHSNVELGEIALSHLVKLEPRNAANYIVLSDIHAHSARWGDSGKTRSMMSDSGLKRTPGCSWVEVENRV from the coding sequence ATGATAAATCTGAGCCTATTGGGTCTGAATCAAATATGGGTCTCTCAGTATTCTGTGGGCTCCAGGCCCAAAAGACTTCCACTTGAAACTTCCAGTCAACCTGAGGAGCAAGCTGAAGCTGTACCTCCAACTTCTACCAGTTTTCTTACCATGATCGTGAAACATGGAGTTCGAACCAGACCATACCATGCACTCGCACCAGCGGCTTCCGAAATTCCTTCCTTGCCATCGACCACCAACAAGAATTACCGGCAGCAGCACAGCCTCCTTCCTCAATGCAAAAGCTTGAAGTCTCTGCGGCAAATCCACGCCCACCTGATAGTCTCAGGCTTCCAGCAAGACCATTCGACACTGACCCATCTCATAAATTCCTACTCTTTGTTCAAAAAATGCGGTTCTGCGCTCTCAGTTTTTTGTTCTGCGCAAAACCCAAGTGTGATTTTGTGGAACTCCATGATTCGAGCTTATACGAGAGCAAAACAGTACAGGGAAGCTCGAAAAATGTACAATTCGATGGTGGAACAAGGCGTAGAGCCGGATAAGTATACCTTCAACTTTGTTTTGAAAGCTTGTACTTCTGCTTTGGATTTCGAAGATGGTGTCTTGGTGCACCGTGAAGTTGCTCGGAAGCGGCTGGACTCTGATGTGTTTATAGGGACCAGTCTCATCGACATGTACTGTAAAATGGGTGACTTAGAGAGTGCGGGAGAGGTGTTTAATAGATTGCCTAAGAGAGATGTTGTAGCTTGTAATGCTTTGATTGCGGGTTTATCGCAAAGTGAGGATCCTTGTGAGGCATTGGGGTTTTTCCGGAAGATGCAGACATGGGGGCTGAGGCCGAACTTGGTGAGCTTGGTCAATTTGGTTCCAGCAGTGTCTCGGTTGGCAGATATTGATACTTGTAGGTGTATTCATGGTTATCTGTTGAGGAGGGATTTTAGTTCGGTGGTTTCTAATGGTTTGATTGATATGTACTCCAAGTGTGGAGATGTAGATGCTGCTCACCGGGTTTTTGACATGATGCAGGACCGGGATGATGTTTCGTGGGGAACAATGATGGCAGGGTATGCGAGTAATGGATGTTTTGTTGAGGTTTTGGAGTTATTTGATTGGATTAAAGGAGAGAATACTACGATGAATAAGGTTTCAATTATAAGTGCTCTTTTGGCTGCTACTGAGATGAGAGATTTAGAGAAAGGGAAGGTGATCCATTTTTGTGCCTCACAACAAGAACTCGATGCTGATGTTTCGGTTGCTACTTCTATAATGACCATGTATGCAAAATGCGGGGAGATAGAGAAGGCTAAACAAATTTTTGAGGGACTAGGGAAAAGAGATTCAGTTTCTTGGGCTGCACTTTTATCTGCTTGCGTCCAATCTGGTTATCCTGAAGCAGCATTGTCTCTCTTTCGAGATGAGCagaatgaaattttgaaaccaGGTGGAATAACGCTGATAAGCGTCCTCTTGGCATGTGCAGAATTATCGTATCTGAAGTTAGGTATGAGCATACATTGCTATGCTCTCAAGGCAAACATTGCTTCCGATATTTCTTTTGGAACAGCCCTAGTCTCCATGTATGCCAAATGTGGTATTTTTACTTCTGCATTAACTCTATTCAATAGAATGCCATGCAAAGATGTTGTGACATGGAATGCTTTGATAAATGCATACACCCAAATTGGTGACGCCTGCCATGCTATAGATATGTTTCGTGAATTATGGCTGTCTGGAATAATGCCTGATGCAGGAACCCTGGTGGGCATTATCTCCGCTTGTAGCATACTGAGTGACCTAGATCAAGGTACCTGTATTCATGGACAAATTATAAAGAATGGGTGTGAGCATGATGTTGCTGTCAAAAATGCTCTTATTAGCATGTATTGCAAATGCAGTAACATATCCTCAGCCGAACTTCTGTTTAACAGAACCATATTTATGAAAGATGTGGTATCATGGAATGCAATGATGTCCGGATATGTGCAGGCTGGATATGCCAGGGAAGCTTTATCTGCTTTTCACCAGATGAAATTGGAGAACGTTCGGCCTAATTTAGTCACATTTGTTTGTATCCTTCCTGCAGTGGCATATCTGGCAGCCCCAAGAGAGGGAATGGCTTTTCATTCTTGCATTATCCAAATGGGGTTTCTGTCCAACACACTTGTGGGAAATAGTCTTATCGATATGTATGCTAAATGCGGACAGCTCAATTATTCTGAGAAATGCTTTAATGAGATGGAGCACAAGGACAAAGTTTCATGGAATGCAATGCTTGCAGCATATGCAGTGCACGGGCAAGGAGTTGATGCAGTTGCACTTTTCTCACTGATGCAAGAGAGTTCTGTCCAAGTTGATTCTGTGTCATTCATCAGTGTTCTGTCCGCTTGCAGACATGCCGGTCTGGTACAAGAAGGAAGGAGTATTTTCCAGGTCATGCATGAAAAGCATCGTCTTGAACCAGAGTTGGAACATTATGCGTGCTTGGTAGATCTTTTAGGTCGTGCTGGTTTATTCGATGAAGTTttaaacttaattaataaaatgcCAATGGAGCCGGATGCTGGAGTCTGGGGAGCGTTATTAGGTGCGTGTAGGGTGCATTCTAATGTGGAGTTAGGAGAAATTGCATTGAGTCATCTTGTTAAGCTTGAGCCTAGAAATGCAGCAAATTACATAGTTTTATCTGATATACATGCTCATTCTGCTAGATGGGGTGATTCTGGCAAGACAAGATCAATGATGAGTGACTCGGGGTTAAAGAGAACACCGGGATGTAGTTGGGTAGAGGTTGAAAACAGGGTCTAG
- the LOC137733807 gene encoding elongator complex protein 1-like, with translation MNNLKLYSEVSLNLHLQSEEELILFSAFDIEQNRLFFASSANNIYATHLSSIQNERAWSKTSISAQVNQIELDPEDFITSFSYLMEKEALLVGTGNGLLLLHSVDDNASQVVGGVDGGVKCIAPSPDGDLLAITTGSGQVLVMTQDWDLLYETALEDLPEDGNHICEQQLSSKFTFESPISWRGDGKYFVTLGEVQDSTSLLKRLKIWERHSGAVHAVSESKSFMGSVVDWMPSGAKIAAVYDRKSENECPSIVFFERNGLERNLFSINEQTKATIEFLKWNCSSDLLAAVVRCENYDSVKVWYFSNNHWYLKSEVRYPRQDGVRFVWNPTKSLQLLCWTLGGQVTSYDFMWNSAVMDVSTALVIDDSKILVTPFSLYLMPPPMYLFSLKFPSAVRDFAFYSKNSKNCVAAFLSDGSLCVVELPATDTWEELEGKEFSVEASISESPFGSFLHMTWLDPHKILAVSHYGFSHSNYLSRTTSSADGAGFYLQEIELVCSENHAPRTVTCSGWHAKVSSQSSLEEMIISIAPNPARKGSAFIQFDGGKVCEYVPKFGIPRGVPKQDWSFSSTCPSMSVVLVGNSGPLEPLIFGLDESCRLHVNGKIICNNCNSFSLYSNLDDQVITHLVLATKQDCLFIADITDILHREVEIKFEKPIQAVNKKREDHGDFINIWERGAKVVEVLHGDEAAVILQTTRGNLESIYPRKLVLASICNALVQRRFRDALLMVRRHRIDFNIIVDYCSWQVFLQSASEFVKQVNNLNYITEFVCAINNENTTETLYKKFISLPFPKEAKDDSKGFDSNNKISSVLLAIRRALEEHSQEVPARELCILTTLARSDPPALDEALERIKIIREMELSGSNDQRRMSYPSAEEALKHLLWLSDSESVYEAALGLYDLNLAAMVALNSQRDPKEFLPFLQELESMPVTLMRYNIDLRLHRFEKALKHIVSAGDTCYADSLILMKKNPHLFPLGLQLIADLAKKKQVLEAWGDYLSGEKCFDDAAATYLCCSSLEKALKSYRACGNWSKVLTVAGLLKLGKDEIMQMAHELCEELQALGKPREAAKIALEYCGDVNNGMNLLISARDWEEALRVAFMHNRQDLVSDVKNASLECASLLVGEYEEGLEKVGKYLARYLALRQRRLLLAAKIQSEERSMNDLDDDTASEASSNFSGMSAYTTGTRDSSGTSARSSAASKARDARRQRKRGKIRPGSPGEELALADHLKGMSLTTGALQELKSLLLSLVMLGEVETARKLQRAAENLQLSHMAAVKLTEDTISSDSIDERTQTLDHYTQTIRSEVQNSEAFFWRCIVFHSP, from the exons ATGAATAATCTGAAGCTTTACTCGGAGGTCTCTCTGAATCTCCACTTACAATCCGAAGAGGAGCTCATACTCTTCTCCGCATTCGACATTGAGCAGAATCGCTTGTTCTTCGCTTCCTCCGCCAATAACATCTACGCCACTCACCTCTCCTCCATCCAG AATGAAAGGGCGTGGAGCAAAACCTCAATATCGGCGCAAGTTAATCAAATCGAATTGGATCCCGAGGACTTCATCACTTCATTTAGTTACCTCATGGAGAAAGAGGCGCTCTTGGTGGGAACTGGCAATGGGCTTCTGCTGCTGCATTCTGTGGATGATAATGCCTCTCAAGTTGTTGGCGGAGTGGATGGTGGTGTTAAGTGCATCGCGCCTAGTCCGGATGGTGACCTTCTTGCCATAACCACTGGGTCTGGGCAGGTGCTGGTTATGACTCAGGATTGGGATTTATTGTACGAGACTGCGCTGGAGGATCTACCGGAAGATGGCAACCACATAT GTGAACAGCAATTATCTTCTAAGTTCACATTTGAAAGCCCTATTTCCTGGCGAGGTGATGGGAAGTACTTTGTCACACTAGGTGAGGTGCAGGATTCGACATCCTTGCTTAAGAGGCTTAAAATTTGGGAGCGACATTCGGGAGCAGTACATGCTGTTTCTGAATCAAAGTCGTTCATGGGATCAGTTGTGGACTGGATGCCCAGTGGAGCAAAAATTGCAGCTGTTTATGATAGGAAATCAGAAAATGAGTGCCCCTCAATAGTTTTCTTTGAGAGAAATGGGTTAGAAAGAAACTTGTTTAGCATCAATGAGCAAACAAAAGCAACCATAGAATTTCTCAAGTGGAATTGCAGTTCAGATCTTCTTGCTGCTGTTGTCAGATGTGAAAACTATGACTCTGTCAAGGTTTGGTATTTCAGTAACAACCACTGGTACTTAAAATCTGAAGTTAGATACCCAAGACAGGATGGTGTGAGGTTTGTctggaatccaacaaagtcactGCAGTTATTATGTTGGACTCTTGGTGGCCAGGTTACATCGTATGACTTCATGTGGAATTCAGCTGTGATGGATGTCTCAACTGCGCTAGTAATTGATGACTCCAAGATACTTGTAACCCCTTTTTCTTTATATCTAATGCCACCTCCCATGTACTTATTCAGCCTTAAATTCCCCAGTGCTGTAAGAGACTTCGCTTTCTATTCCAAGAATTCTAAGAACTGTGTGGCTGCTTTTCTATCAGATGGTTCTTTATGTGTCGTTGAGCTTCCTGCCACTGACACTTGGGAAGAATTAGAAGGCAAAGAGTTTTCTGTTGAAGCATCCATTTCTGAATCACCATTTGGTTCTTTTTTGCATATGACATGGTTGGACCCACATAAAATTCTTGCTGTTTCTCACTATGGGTTCAGTCATAGTAATTATTTATCTCGAACTACATCAAGTGCGGATGGTGCCGGTTTTTATTTGCAGGAAATTGAGCTTGTATGTTCTGAGAATCATGCCCCTCGTACAGTGACATGCTCAGGCTGGCATGCAAAAGTTTCCAGCCAAAGCTCTCTGGAAGAGATGATTATATCAATTGCTCCTAATCCTGCTAGAAAAGGTTCAGCATTTATCCAATTTGATGGTGGAAAGGTTTGCGAGTATGTCCCAAAGTTCGGCATTCCTAGAGGAGTTCCAAAACAGGATTGGAGTTTCTCATCAACTTGCCCTTCTATGAGTGTGGTTCTAGTTGGAAACAGTGGGCCATTGGAACCTTTAATTTTTGGCCTTGATGAGAGCTGTAGGCTGCACGTCAATGGGAAGATAATATGCAACAACTGCAACAGTTTCTCTTTGTACTCAAATTTGGATGACCAAGTGATCACGCATTTAGTTTTGGCAACTAAGCAGGATTGTCTTTTTATTGCTGACATCACAGATATATTGCATAGAGAGGTGGAAATAAAATTCGAGAAACCCATCCAAGCTGTTAACAAGAAACGAGAAGATCATGGAGACTTCATAAACATATGGGAAAGAGGTGCAAAAGTTGTTGAAGTTCTGCATGGAGATGAAGCTGCTGTTATTTTGCAAACAACTCGGGGGAACCTAGAATCCATTTATCCAAGAAAATTGGTCCTGGCCTCTATTTGCAATGCATTGGTACAGAGGCGTTTCAGAGATGCACTTCTCATGGTGAGGCGGCATAGGATAGATTTCAATATCATCGTTGACTATTGTAGTTGGCAAGTGTTTCTCCAATCAGCTTCAGAATTTGTCAAGCAGGTTAATAATTTGAACTACATAACTGAGTTTGTTTGTGCCATAAACAACGAAAACACTACAGAGACACtgtataaaaaatttatttctctACCCTTCCCGAAAGAAGCTAAAGATGACTCCAAGGGTTTTGATTCTAATAACAAGATATCTTCTGTGCTTCTGGCCATAAGGAGAGCTCTTGAGGAACATTCGCAGGAAGTTCCTGCAAGGGAACTTTGCATTTTAACCACTCTAGCTCGTAGTGACCCCCCTGCACTTGATGAGGCTTTGGAGAGAATAAAAATTATCCGTGAAATGGAATTGTCAGGTTCCAACGACCAAAGGAGAATGTCGTATCCCTCTGCTGAAGAGGCTTTGAAGCATCTCCTGTGGTTATCTGATTCTGAGTCTGTTTATGAAGCTGCTTTAGGCCTTTACGATTTGAACCTTGCAGCTATGGTGGCATTGAACTCTCAGCGGGACCCTAAAGAATTCCTTCCTTTTCTTCAAGAATTGGAATCTATGCCAGTTACTTTGATGCGTTATAACATTGACCTTAGGCTGCACAGGTTTGAGAAAGCTCTCAAGCACATTGTTTCTGCAGGAGACACTTGTTATGCAGATTCTCTGATCCTGATGAAGAAAAATCCTCATCTTTTCCCCTTGGGACTTCAATTGATTGCTGATCTTGCCAAGAAGAAACAAGTCCTTGAGGCCTGGGGAGACTATCTTAGTGGTGAAAAATGCTTCGACGATGCTGCTGCCACTTATTTGTGCTGTTCCAGTTTGGAAAAGGCTTTGAAGTCATACCGTGCTTGTGGTAATTGGAGTAAGGTGCTTACAGTTGCTGGGCTTCTAAAACTGGGTAAAGATGAGATTATGCAAATGGCGCATGAGCTTTGTGAAGAACTTCAAGCACTTGGTAAACCAAGGGAAGCAGCCAAAATTGCTCTGGAGTATTGTGGTGACGTTAACAATGGGATGAATTTGTTGATTAGTGCAAGGGACTGGGAGGAAGCCTTGAGAGTCGCTTTTATGCACAATAGACAGGATTTAGTCTCTGATGTGAAGAATGCATCCTTGGAATGTGCAAGCTTGCTTGTTGGTGAATACGAGGAAGGTTTGGAGAAAGTAGGGAAGTACTTGGCTCGCTACTTGGCTTTAAGACAAAGAAGGTTACTTCTGGCGGCAAAAATTCAGTCAGAGGAACGGTCAATGAACGATCTTGATGATGATACTGCTTCAGAAGCTAGCAGTAATTTCAGTGGAATGAGTGCTTACACCACAGG GACCAGGGACAGCTCTGGTACATCTGCCCGATCAAGTGCAGCTAGCAAGGCAAGAGACGCCAGGCGCCagagaaaaagagggaaaatcCGTCCCGGAAG TCCTGGCGAGGAACTGGCTCTGGCTGACCACTTGAAGGGAATGTCTCTAACAACTGGAGCTTTGCAAGAGCTAAAATCTTTGTTACTTTCGCTTGTGATGCTTGGCGAGGTTGAAACCGCAAGGAAGCTGCAGAGGGCTGCGGAAAACCTTCAACTGTCTCATATGGCAGCAGTCAAACTAACTGAAGATACAATATCCAGTGATAGCATAGATGAGCGCACACAGACTTTGGATCATTACACACAAACTATCAGAAGTGAAGTGCAGAACTCCGAGGCTTTCTTCTGGCGGTGTATAGTATTTCATTCCCCGTAA